CTACCGATCCCACGAAAAGCCGAATCAAACAGGATTTTGTGCGACTCTCAAGGGTCGGTGGTGTCATCACTTATGGTATCGGCCAGGCTCCACTATCAGCTGATTCAGCCTCCCGACCTGGGCTTTGGATCGAGCAGGACATATTTAATGTTCGGAAAATAAGGCTGCCATCTCAATATGTCATCTCCGCTGATGAATATTCCATTTTTGCTAATCGATTTGCTTTGGCAGCCAAACAAACTGTCCGGTGGGACGACAAGCTGGCCCAAATTAGAGTCATTAGCGTAAAGTCATTACCAAATACCAAGGAAGTTTTGAAACTTTTTGAAGCCTCGAGTCTCGATTTTGGCAAGGATCCTAATATCGCAAGTAAATCTTCAGACATTGGCACTATAGATAATTTCTATAGCCGGTTTCGATAAAAGCCACATGGAAAATATAAAACCTGAGTCTCACTGTTTGGTCGCAGTCGATGCTCCTCTCCCTCCTCTCACTTATTCCGTTGATTCCAGCCTCGCCGAAATGCCGTCTCGAGGCCAGCACGTTACAATACCTCTAGGGAAACGCTCCGTTTCCGGTGTTATTCTTGGCTCTGCGGCCAAATTAAATTCGGACAAATTCAAAATCAAAAATATCCAATCTGTGGTCGAAACACTCCCTCCAATTCCAGAGCCCACTCTTAAATGGATTGAGTGGCTATCAAAATATTATTTTTTTCCTGTTGGGCAAATTGCAGCACTGTGCTCTCCACCACTCAATAAGCTGGGCCGTGGATCAAGAAAGAAATCCCCCGTGCCGGAAAACTCAGAAGATATGCTGTTGGAGTTGACGAGCGAACAGCAAAAGGTGACTCATGCAATAGGGCTCAATCAGGGATTCCATGTGCACTTGCTTCATGGTGTCACAGGTTCGGGAAAGACAGAAGTCTACCTTCAACTATTGTCAAAGATTCTGGATGCTGGGAAGAAGGGTCTTGTCCTTGTTCCTGAGATATCCTTGACACCACAACTATTGAGAAGATTTGCCGCGCGCTTCCCAGGTCGTGTAGCAGTAATTCATTCCCATTTGACAAAACGCGAGCGCACCGAACAGTGGTGGAGCATCATTTCAGGACAAAAGAAGATCCTTGTGGGCGCTCGTTCAGCTCTTTTTTGTCCCATTCATGATTTGGGAATTATCATCGTCGATGAAGAACATGAGGGCAGCTTCAAACAGGATGATTCCCTTAAATATCAAGCGAGAGATGCAAGCATCATGTTGGCCCGATACCACGATTGCCCAATTGTTTTAGGGAGTGCCACGCCAAGTCTCGAATCTTGGCAAAACGCCCTCAGTGGACGCTATTCACTGCATTCATTGAGTAAAAGAGTCGCCGAGCGATCTATGCCCCTTATCGAAATTATCGACATGAAAAAGGAGCGTGAACAGAGGCGATCTCATGAGAATCGAGGCCATCTGCCGTTTTGGTTAAGTCATAGATTGCATGAATCGCTGACTCAGTGTTTTGAACAGAGTGATCAGGCGGCGCTTTTTTTAAATCGCAGAGGAATCGCTCAAACTGTATTTTGTCCCTCTTGCGGTATCACCTACGAATGTCCTAACTGTTCCATCTCTCTCACTCTTCACGGGACAAATCATCTTGTCTGTCACTATTGTGACTATCACGAAAAGCTTTTTGACCACTGCAAGAAATGTGGTTCACTTGATATCGGTCCTCTTGGCTTGGGGACAGAACTCATTGAACACGACGTTCGTCTGCTTTTTCCTCAAATAAAGGTGGCGAGAGCTGACCGAGATGAAATTCAGAGTCGACAAGATCTCGAGAATATTATTTTTTCATTTGAGAAGGGTCAGGTCAATCTCTTGATCGGCACCCAAATGATTGCCAAAGGCCTGGATTTCAAGGGACTAAATCTCGTGGGGCTGGTCATGGCCGATGTCGGTTTTAACCTCCCAGATTTTCGAGCCTCAGAGAGAAGTTTTCAGCTACTGCTGCAGATGGGGGGAAGAGCAGGAAGACATTCAGATCTTCCGGGCAGAGTCATTATTCAAACCTACAACCCCAGCCATCCGAGTATTGTTCACGCCATCAAAAGCGATTTTCACCAATTTGCTCAGGAGGAGCTCCTGGTGCGAAGTTCACTTCATTATCCACCTTTCAGTCGACTGGCATCCTTTCGAATCCAAGGCAACAGCCTGGAAGGAACAGAAGGCGTCTCCCAAGTTTTGGGAAGACGTTGCCAACTTCTTCGCGCGCAAAAACAGGCCTATAAGGCAATTGAAATTTTAGGTCCCGCACCTGCTCCCCTGGCAAAATTGCGTGGCAAACATCGATTCCAAGTCCTCATCAAAAGTCCAGAGGTGGCCTTGTTGAGTGCTTTTTGCAAACAAGTTCTGAGCGACGAAAGTTGGGTCCAGAGGGGAGTAAAAATTCAAATTGATATCGATCCCGTCAATTTGCTCTGATTGAATTCTCCCTTTCCTTCCCGCTCAAAAATCTTATAGAATTAAATCAAGAACTCAACAAATCGAGATTCCTATTAGCACTGATGCTTGCCCAAGATGTGGATCACCGAGTGACGAGCTTTTCAGAATTGAGCCCGGCATGCGGCTTGCTTTGTCTTCAGATTCAAGGGGAGAACAGATTCCGGAATCAGCTTGCCCAGGTTGCTATGAAGAGCTCACCCGAAGAGTTTCCAAAGGCGTTAAGTTGCGTATGGAAGCTCAAGCACGTGAGCAAAATCGAGCGGTGCTCTGGAAAAGCCGCGTTGGCCTCGTGAAACAGGCTCGCCAATTGATGCATCAGAAGGCCTACTCAGAAGCTGCCGTTTCTTATGAAAAGTATTTGCGCATAGTCGAGATTGTTTTCCAGAAAAAAATGGGGGAACTAAGTCCTGATGTTTTCAACAATTCCAAAAGATCAAAAGAGGTCACTGTCATAACTTCTGTCTATTGGGATTTACTCCGAATTTACGACATGAGCCCACGATATGGAGATCGGCAAAAACGCACGGCAAATAAATTGGCTGAATTCATCAAATATAGCACGATTTTTCCAGACATCATAAAACGAGCCGAGGCGTTCTCTCGATCAGCCAAAAATCCCGAAATCATCAGACAGTTTCTTCGCGCCTCAGGGGGATTGCGTGGAGCCTGCTTTGTTGCGACAGCAGTTTTTGATGATGCTCATTGCTCTGAAGTTATTTTACTCCGTCGCTACCGTGATGAGGTCCTTCGTGAAAGTCCCTTTGGGCGAAGGTTCATTTATTATTACTACCGCCTCTCCCCTCCCTTGGCTAAATTTGTCAAAGCATCACCTCGGTTGAAAAAATGTCTTAGGGGTCCTATTCGCTTTTGTGCGGAGCGACTTTATAAAAATCCTTGAATTGATAACCCGCCTCAGCGAGTTTAGGACTCTATGGCAACAGCAACAAATTCCCAGCTCTACGATTTTATTATCATAGGCGGTGACCTGTCCGGTTTGCTAATTGCACAGGCTCTTGAATTTGGTGGATTGAAAGTGGGTCTCATTGATGAAAATGAAACCATGGGCGGATCTTTTCGCCCATTTGATGTCAACGGTCAAAATTTCGAATCAAATCTTGGAATTATCAAGTCTTCCCCCGAGGCCGACCTTTTATTGAAGTGGTTGGAAGACCAACTCGGAAAGCCAGTGATTGGCCCAAAGCTCGAGATTTCGCCCCTTACTTTTGAGGGCGGAACCTTGAAAACCTTTATGGGGTTTGGAGATCGCAAATTTGACTCTCTTGAAATCCTGAACCAGTACAATCAAAACTGCCTCATTGAACTCAAGAGCCAGCCGGATGAGTGGATTAAGTACTTGGCCGAGACATTCATTGAAGAAAGAATCCCGCAGTCCATCGTGACAAAACTGAATGCGACAAACAATTCGATGGAAGTGACCATCAATGGCGCGCGAACCCTGATCGCAGAAAAAGTCATCTATACCCCTGTCGCGAAGCACCTCCTAGCGCTCTTTCCCGAAAATCAACTTTCCAATCGCTTGCGTCAGCGTCTTGCAAAATCACGCCTCTACACTTCGGTAAATTTGCATTGCTTGCATAAGGAAAGCGCTTTTACTGCATCGTCAGCACTCCATTTCCTTTATGGGGCAAAAGATGAATTTGAGCCCACCTTGGGGCGATTTTTCAAGGCCCGCTATGAATTTTCTGGCCAAACCTCAGTTTGGATGGGGCTTCTCAACACTGACCTCGCTGAAGATTCAGAGGCGATAGCTAATCTGTTGAGAGAAATGAAAAAGCAAATTAAGAGGGCCTATCCCGAATTTTTCGAAAATCTTTCTGCTGAGAAAATTGTTGTCAATGAAGGCAGCCATGGAGTCATAGATCTCGGGTTGAAAGTTCCGGGTATCGTTCCTGAGCAGCCCAACCTCTTTCTTGCCAATCACACCCAGACGGGTCTTCCGCCTTTGCTGGGTTCAATTATGGTGGCTCGCCTTGCGCTAGAATGGGCCTTGGGCTCCGAATCGGGACTAGGGGCAGAATCTCCGCAAGGTGGTTTCTCTAATTAGTTCGGTAAGTTGTCTCTTTCGATGTGACCGCTGCCCACGCCAGAGTGGGACTCGCTATAGCCCCTTCAGGCTATTTACAGGCTCCTATTGCCCTACCACGCTGCTTATGCTAACAGTAACCAGATTTTTTAACTACACACCTCCTCGTATCTTTGGTCCCAAGTGGCAGTGGGGAGGGCGGCATAACCAGAGAGGATATCTATGGCCAATCTTACAATGAAAGAAATGCTCGACGCAGGTGTTCATTTCGGACATCAGACTCAGCGTTGGAACCCAAAAATGAAACCCTACGTCTATACTGATAGGGGCGGAATCCACATTATAGACCTGCAAAAGTCAGTTGGACTCGCCCGGAGAGCTGCTGAGTTTGTTAAATCAGTGGGCGCAAATGGGGGAAAATTGATTTTCGTAGGAACAAAAAAACAGGCTGTTGAGCCCATTAAGGAAGCCGCTGCTCTTTGTGGACAATATCATGTGACTAAACGCTGGCTCGGGGGAATGCTCACAAATTTTCAGACAATTAAATCAAGTATCGATCGACTCAAAAAAATTGATCGCATGCGAGAGAAAGGTGAGCTTGATTTTTTCTCCAAGAAGGAGCGTGCCCGAATAGAGAAGGACTATCTTCGTCTTTTGGAATATTTGGACGGTATCCGTGAAATGAAGGACTCCCCCTCGGCAATGTTTGTCGTAGATCTCAACAAGGAACATATCGCAGTAAAAGAAGCTCGTCGGCTTGGTATTCCTGTTATCGGTATTGCGGACACCAATGTAGATCCAAATGAAGTTGATTACCCCATTCCCGGCAA
This region of Bdellovibrionales bacterium genomic DNA includes:
- a CDS encoding NAD(P)-binding protein — encoded protein: MATATNSQLYDFIIIGGDLSGLLIAQALEFGGLKVGLIDENETMGGSFRPFDVNGQNFESNLGIIKSSPEADLLLKWLEDQLGKPVIGPKLEISPLTFEGGTLKTFMGFGDRKFDSLEILNQYNQNCLIELKSQPDEWIKYLAETFIEERIPQSIVTKLNATNNSMEVTINGARTLIAEKVIYTPVAKHLLALFPENQLSNRLRQRLAKSRLYTSVNLHCLHKESAFTASSALHFLYGAKDEFEPTLGRFFKARYEFSGQTSVWMGLLNTDLAEDSEAIANLLREMKKQIKRAYPEFFENLSAEKIVVNEGSHGVIDLGLKVPGIVPEQPNLFLANHTQTGLPPLLGSIMVARLALEWALGSESGLGAESPQGGFSN
- the priA gene encoding primosomal protein N' is translated as MENIKPESHCLVAVDAPLPPLTYSVDSSLAEMPSRGQHVTIPLGKRSVSGVILGSAAKLNSDKFKIKNIQSVVETLPPIPEPTLKWIEWLSKYYFFPVGQIAALCSPPLNKLGRGSRKKSPVPENSEDMLLELTSEQQKVTHAIGLNQGFHVHLLHGVTGSGKTEVYLQLLSKILDAGKKGLVLVPEISLTPQLLRRFAARFPGRVAVIHSHLTKRERTEQWWSIISGQKKILVGARSALFCPIHDLGIIIVDEEHEGSFKQDDSLKYQARDASIMLARYHDCPIVLGSATPSLESWQNALSGRYSLHSLSKRVAERSMPLIEIIDMKKEREQRRSHENRGHLPFWLSHRLHESLTQCFEQSDQAALFLNRRGIAQTVFCPSCGITYECPNCSISLTLHGTNHLVCHYCDYHEKLFDHCKKCGSLDIGPLGLGTELIEHDVRLLFPQIKVARADRDEIQSRQDLENIIFSFEKGQVNLLIGTQMIAKGLDFKGLNLVGLVMADVGFNLPDFRASERSFQLLLQMGGRAGRHSDLPGRVIIQTYNPSHPSIVHAIKSDFHQFAQEELLVRSSLHYPPFSRLASFRIQGNSLEGTEGVSQVLGRRCQLLRAQKQAYKAIEILGPAPAPLAKLRGKHRFQVLIKSPEVALLSAFCKQVLSDESWVQRGVKIQIDIDPVNLL
- the rpsB gene encoding 30S ribosomal protein S2 is translated as MANLTMKEMLDAGVHFGHQTQRWNPKMKPYVYTDRGGIHIIDLQKSVGLARRAAEFVKSVGANGGKLIFVGTKKQAVEPIKEAAALCGQYHVTKRWLGGMLTNFQTIKSSIDRLKKIDRMREKGELDFFSKKERARIEKDYLRLLEYLDGIREMKDSPSAMFVVDLNKEHIAVKEARRLGIPVIGIADTNVDPNEVDYPIPGNDDAIRSIKLFSNMVAESFLEGVKLWEEKLRSTADKSAAAPEKATASAPTATPIKDTSPSSDGGPSVVKVSRGRKLVAAGLADEVEIAAELEIAPEETVVPESTEE